The segment TAAAGCGCTTGGCTTGGATGGTGGCGCAAAACTAATATTGAAGAGTTTTGAGGCCTAAGGAACCTAAGGGGGGAGCAAATAAAGCTCACTTACCAACTAGCTTTAATGCTAAATCCAGTTGGACTGTACTCTAGGGTCGCTTTTGCCCCAACAGGTAACGTCAGCTTTTCTGCCTGATGACCAAACGGTAAGTCCGTCAAAATCGGTATCTGTTTTGGCAAACGGCTACGAATTACCTCTATTGCACGCTCTAAGTTGTAGCCTTTATCGTTATCGTATAAACGATAGGAAGAAAAGCCACCCAATAATATGGCGGACTGATTTTGAAGAATGCCAGCATCAACCAACTGCATCATCATTCTTTCCAATCGGTAAGGATGCTCGTTCACATCTTCTAAAAATAGAATACCGCCCTTCGTTTGCGCTGAAGATGGCAGATAAGACGTTCCAACAAGACTAGCTATCACGGTCAAATTACCACCCCAAAGCAATCCTGTGATCGAACCTGCAGCCACCTCACCCAAAAAAGATTGTGGCGCTTGAATTTGACAATCCAACTTCCGGTCTTTTACGGCCGATACGAAATGCCTCCACATGAATGGGTCTGGAGAGAGATTCTTACCATTCTCATCAAATCGACCAAAGTCATAATTGAGCATTGGGCCAGATAAAGTGACTGCGCCAGTCTTCTCTAGTAATGCAAGCTCAAACACTGTGAAATCACTATGTCCACAAATTTGCAAGCCGCCCTTAACCGCATTAGCAATCCCATTCCAATCAATGTCAGGCAATAAGCGATGAATACCATACCCACCCCGCATTGCCATCACCAGATTTT is part of the Polynucleobacter tropicus genome and harbors:
- a CDS encoding LD-carboxypeptidase; amino-acid sequence: MKSIYLIAPSGANIDPKSPEVGIAYLQSQGIEIANAQCVHRVQERFAGSDAERLNELNGLAKVDPKNLVMAMRGGYGIHRLLPDIDWNGIANAVKGGLQICGHSDFTVFELALLEKTGAVTLSGPMLNYDFGRFDENGKNLSPDPFMWRHFVSAVKDRKLDCQIQAPQSFLGEVAAGSITGLLWGGNLTVIASLVGTSYLPSSAQTKGGILFLEDVNEHPYRLERMMMQLVDAGILQNQSAILLGGFSSYRLYDNDKGYNLERAIEVIRSRLPKQIPILTDLPFGHQAEKLTLPVGAKATLEYSPTGFSIKASW